The segment CTTCCCGCGTCCCGGTGTCTCCGCGTCCCGGTATCGCCGCGTCCCCACCGCCCTGAGGCGGGCGGGGCGCCGCGGCAGCTCGCTCCTATCCCCTTGGGCAGTACTGGGCCGTTCCTCGAGGAGAGGCCGAGCGAGCGACACCCTTGTGCGGGGACTGCCCTGgcccgcggggccgcggccctCCCGTGAGACCGCGGTTACACGGGCTCCTGGGGGATGAGCCGCGTTCCCCTCCCGCTCCCCGTGCTCTGAGGCTGCCCAGCGAGCCACCCTGAGCCCCTTCTCCCGCTGCCCCGCGGGGTCCCTCCGTGCCACGATCCCTGGCCCGCTCCCGCTCTTCCCCCGGTCGTTCCCGGTACAAAGCACATGCGGAGATTTCCTGGGTCACTGGTGACTcgctggagcagagcagcgaAACGCAGTCCTTTTGCTGGAAGGCTTGAGGCGTTTTTTCACCCATTATGGATTTTCAGGGCTTTCAGCCTTTAAAGGTCCCACCTGACTCGTGAGAGAAGCACTGGACAAACTTCCCAGTCACTGTATCGGATGAAGAGCTGCCAGAAGTCCATGTAGTAAACATGTCCATGCGCGAACTTCACAGAGTTTGGATCTCGCTTATTAGCCATAAGTGTCATAGATTCATTATATGAATACTATCCCAGGTAGTTTTGTGATGACTGTGTCCCTGGACCCTCGTAAAGATAAGGTGTTTTCACAGACCCAGTTGTGTATGTGCTGGTTTGGGTCTGGTTGGAGCCAGTAATTCAGTTAAATACTTCCAGCAATAAACTGGCACCTTGGAAATGAGTACCTCTGCCTGATGCAGAATGAAACGTCCTGTGGAAGGTGCCTCATCGTGGCACAGACACTTCAGCTAAATGTGGGTCCTTCCTACTGCAGGGCCGCTATGGATTGCTTAGGTGGTGTGGCTTCAAAGCtctggttttgtgtgtttgtttgacACACTGTTTTGGGTGATGTTCTAGAAGTTTGAAAAACCCTTCGCAATTGTAAGAGTACTCTTAAAATGGACTGTGACTTTCTTACTGTTTTGATGTTAAGTTGAACTTGTTCTTGCTCTTTAGACGTAGCACTATGAATCAAGAAAAGCTGGCCAAGCTTCAAGCGCAGGTGCGAATAGGAGGAAAGGTAAGACAACCACCAGAGATGCTTTTGAAAGCATAGGCTGAAGCTCatagaaagagaagaaaaaaatgattCTCAGGCTTGACTAATACAGGTTTTGTGCCTGTAGTGCAGCTACCTGAAATGCAAGTTTCTTTCGGTTCACAACGGCTGGATGAGCAGTTTCCAGTGTGCAAGCATTGTTTTAATTCAGTGACTTGTTGTGACCTGTGAAAGCTCCAGCTAATCTCACCTGTTGGATGTCCCAGTTCTGCCTTTATGGTCTTCCTGTTGGGGATTTTCTTTGTgcctgctccaggcactggctgTGCACTGAGCTGTTCCCTTTCTCTGAGCTAGGGGATGGTTAATATGACACATAAAAAGGCATGTCGCTTGTTCAGTGTGGGTGCTCATCCCCTGTTGTAGGGATGATTGTACAAAAGTTTGCAAAGCAGGAATTCCAAAATTGCTGTCTGTGGAACACTCTGAAAGCGTTAATGAATTGGTTGCCAAAGTGGGACTATTTAAATCACTGTATTTGTGCtttgtttgggaaaaaatatcttGGGTAAACTTCGTTATGTATTGCTTAATATTAAAGTAGTATTTTTGTAGCCTGGGTTAGTGGAAGTGAAAATGTACTGCTGTTTGGTATTTCTTGGGTCTTTATGCTTAAGAAAAAACTTTAAATTGGGAATGATGGCCAAAGCTGTAGGTAAAGGGAAATAAGTTGTGAAGTGTTTTTGTCTACAGAAATGTCTCATAATTTGAAAGATGTTGCTCAGACTGTGCCCTGACTTTTGCATTAGTGTTGTGGGATTTTGAGCAGAGCTGACTGTTGTCTCTTGATTCTTCCTAGGGAACAGCTCGCAGAAAGAAGAAGGTGGTGCACAGAACAGCTACAGCTGATGACAAAAAACTTCAGAGTTCCCTCAAAAAACTGGCTGTAAATAACATTGCTGGCATTGAAGAGGTATCgtgaaaaaaaataagtgtTTCCTGTTTGAAGTTAAATTCACTCTATTGTTTTGGTGGTGGTGTGGTGGggtttgcttttggttttgacAACAGTTCTATCTTCCAAGCAAAAGCATAGAGATCTGGTTATTGAGAGGTAACGTTGTTTGATGTATTGTTGCCTCATTGGCATTAACGTGTGTGTGCTTGGAGAAGGAAAGCTGCAGGTTCTGCTGGCCAGGCAGTGTGTGGTGGAGGTAGTaagtgtgtgtgtctgtgtcttgCATTTATTGCAGAACAAAACTTCTCTTCATTCTTGACTTTTATAAACTTGATTACCTGCTCTAAAGGGAAGAGCAGTAAATGTACATGGACTGTGCAGGCACATCTAGAGCAAGTGTGGTGCAGAGTAGGAAGGAAAGTTTAGAAATACCTTGAGTAAGAACTTGAGTCTGTATTGTCAAAATTAGGACTTTTTACTGCACAAAAATTGCTGGAATTGTTTGTAGCAGTGACAGGAAATGTTTTTTAAAGCACTGCAGAGTCTCTGCAGAAGCAGCTTCTGTGTTAATGTAAGTGGGAACGTGAAGGTTTCAGGTGCTCCTTGAATACCTCTCATTTACATGTATtaataaaacatgttttccaTAACAGTGTAGGGAGTGACCCATAcatgggaagaggaggaggtttCTCCATCATGAGCTCAGTGTGGCTGCAGTACTTGTACTACTTGGCTAAAGAAGTGGAATATTTACTCTGTGATTAATTAATTGAAGCAGGATTGCAAGGTGCATGCAGAAGTCACTAAGTGCATTCCTCCCTTCCAAAGGCAAATGCAGATTTGGTGTGGTTTGCCTGTAAGTTTTCAGACCTCTGTTACAGAAACCGTTTGGTGTGTCGTTTTCTTGAGCTTAATACAAATATGCAGAGCTATATGAACTAAAGAAAGACATGATTCTTCTTAGTGTATGttcaggggtttttttatgcACAGAGCACAGGGTCTTTATTCAGACACAGTTAttaaggaattttaaaatgtcagtgtAGGAAGATGATGCAAAATGTTTCCACCTTGATAGCAAGAGACATAATTGTGGAATGTTTTATTCAAGTGACTGCAAGTTGACCTTGGTATGCTTTTTGCAGATAGAAGAGTAATGTTGAGTCAAGCATGAGTAACACATTTGTGTCATTTTGAAAGAGGCTCTTAAGTAACAGAGTAACTGTGCTTGAAGCCTTTATCATTTCCCCATGGACAAAGGACAGGACATTACTTGGTTTTGCAGGAAAGCAACACACCTGGATTTCCTGTTCAAAACATATTTGGAACTCTGCTGCTGTGTGAGGATTGAGAACTTAGATGTTTTTGTATTTTAGATCTCATCCTTAGTTCTGAATCCCTCTTTTCTCCCTGTAACTTAAAAACAttgcttaattttcttttcatgtaaGTTTGTTGTGTTGGACGGGTAGAACTCTCTTCCTATGGTcaaacaattatttttcacaTAATAGTTTATCCATGCCcagaagaaaaagcttttcagcTTTCTAAAGCAGGCCACTACACTGGCTGTAAGATAGAATTCTTGGTGATTCAGAAGGccagggaagaagaagagagCAGGATCACTGTGTGATGTCCTTAGTCTTAAGAGCCCTCATGGAATTATTGGGAAGGTATTGGAAGTCTGTTCTAGTGCAGTTGGTACATAATCCCCCAGTGCATCCCTGCCTTGAGCCAGTGCGAGTCCTGTGCCTTTGCCAGCTGGGAAGAAGCAGGAATGTTTTCCTGGTAGGTGACACAGGTACCTGTGAAAGGCAATGGCTTAACCTGATGTGGTAAGGTGCTGCTGTTAGAGCTTTGAATTTAGATGGTTTTAGTTCCAGGTGCTTTTATCATATTAGCCTTCAGGAGGAGTGCTAGTTCTgtaattttcagtatttcacaTCTAGATTTTAGTTATAATGCTTGTGTAACAAGATGCTGCAACACTTAGGTAAATGTTATTAATACCTTTAAACAGGTGAACATGATAAAAGATGATGGAACAGTTATTCACTTCAACAACCCCAAGGTTCAAGCTTCCCTCTCTGCCAACACTTTTGCAATTACTGGTCATGCAGAAGCTAAACCAATCACAGAAATGCTTCCAGGCATCTTAAGCCAGCTTGGTGCTGACAGCTTAACAAGTCTCAGGAAGTTAGCTGAACAATTCCCAAGACAAGGTAGGTCTTTTTGGAATATTTCATAGCTGACTAAAAGGACATAGGAACTACTGAAAGTTTTAACCCAAATTTAACAACAGCATGTGACTTAAAAAGTCAgaagtgtgtgtgtgcttttatttatttgccaCTGCTGTTGTGGAAGTAGAGGGTGGGGGAAAACCtttctttttatctttgttGATTCAAGATTGCATGGTCAGGCCctgatttaaaagaaatagaTAAGTCTGGCATGCTGTGATAGCAGGTGTACAGCTGTATATGGCAGACTGCTATGGGGAGAGCAAGTTCATGCTTTTACTTGGAAAAACTCAACCGGTTCTTTTTGTCAGGGAACctattctattttctttcttcataaaaaacatatttctaTTGCAgttatagaagaaaaaaagatgtttttctgCTCTACAATTCGCTTTGGAATCCAAccaagacttaaaaaaaaaactagttAAAAATCAAAGTTTTAATGGGaaactaaaaaaaccaaatcacaGTTATGCATACgattctttattttctattaattttaaaactttggGAGCATGGGTGGAGGGGTGTATGTGGTATAACTATCACCGTAATTTTACAGTTAAAAAATGAAGATTAGGTACAGTTCCAGTTTAGACTGTTATGGCCATTAAAATGACTATAGTTGGATGTGTTGCAGTTGTTTTTGGAATGGAATATACATCACCTGTTCTAATGTTTTCAACAAACAGTTATTCCttttaaatcagttttaatTTCTCTAACATTTGTGTTCAGAGTTTAAGTgaaagggtttgtttttcttctttagcaATGTATAAAATACCTTCTAAAATTTAGAGAGATGGATCATCATAATATTTGAATCATATGATACATTGGTCTCTGGTTGGTGCCATATTATTATTGCATTAAAACATGGGACTTCACTTAGAAGATTGAGTCATGCTGGGGGTTTTCTGTATCATTTGATCTCTTTCAAACTCTTTATGAATACCCCGTAGCATCTGAAAATGGCTCTGCTAATGCTTTGCTGTCAGAAAGTTCCCAAAGGAGCCTTTTGGTCATGCTGTTAACTCTCAGTACCTGGTCATTTGTGTGTTTGTCACTACTGGGCACTGGGGAAGTGCTTGCTTTTTTCACATatatggtttttattttgttgtttgagTGTCCCTGATTCTGTATTATGAGAACTCAGCaccaaatttctttttatagtGTTGGATAGTAAAGCACCAAAATCTGAAGATATTGATGAAGAAGATGATGATGTCCCAGGTAGGCACATACACACTTTTATATCCACTTAATAGATAAATATTTTGATTGATTCATTTAAATATGTAGCTTTTGATGTGATCATACTTCTTGCTTGCTAAGGGACGCTTCTTATATAGGACAGTGTTAAAATACAACTTGGGATTCCAGCTTTTGAAAAAGGGATTACCTTGTGCAGCTACCTTGATTATTGAGTGAAACCAGATTAAAATAGTTTCAGTGAGGTTGAACATGTATCTAAATATGCAAACAGAGGTTTAGGACTGCAAAATGACATAATTGGCATAGTTATCAGGTTGTTTTCATATCAGGGTCTGGAGtgggaatttttatttctgtagcagaagaaaaaaggctTATGTCAGTGTCTGAAAGTAAATATGATAAGTGCTTTATTTGTCAGCAAATAACTATTTTATCAATAACCACATTGCACTGTATCCTTTGCTATGGTGTGTTAGCTAAAACAACATACGTGTGGACCAGAGATTCGATTCCTCCTGCCTTGGCACTGGTTTATTTCTTTGTGACCTTGCATAAGATTCAACAATCTGAAACGCCAGGCATTCTTTGAAGAATGTTGATGCTCAAAACTCGACTACAGCTGGTAGAGCATCTTTGAAAATCAGATCTTAATCACTTAATGTTAGAATTTTCACTGTTGGAATGTTTCTGCCTTTCTAGTTCTTTGTATACATTTAAACAACCAATATTTTCTAAAGCCCTTTGAAATCTGCCCACAAAGAAAGGGTTTCCCTAAGTGTAATTAAGTACTACTTAATCATTCCTGTAACTATGTGCATTTTCATTAAATTTACAAAGGTAAGCTTACTGGCCATTACTGTATTAAATATCTTCATCTTTTTCAGATCTCGTAGAAAATTTTGATGAAGCATCAAAGAATGAAGCTAACTAAAACATTAATAGTTCTGGAAGCTGGCATGGACTAGATTTAAGAAATCAGCTATGTGGTTCCAAAGttttaaagaaacagagaacATCATCTGTTAATAGTTcagtaatataaatattttgtatttttatgatGCTGTTTGTTCAGCATTTTCTGTCAGttgattttgcattttgcacTTACTCCCAGGATCTACTCTTTTGGTCAAAAAGAAATGTCAGTGCAGTTTGAggggtgtgtgtatgtgtgtgggTGTACGTATAGTGGAGAACAAATTGGAGAACACATATTTAACCATTTGCCCTTTTCTTTTGGaagtagaaataaaatgaaTCTTCAGCATCGTTACTTTGATTATCACCAAATAGTGCACAAGAGGGAGTTAAGATTAACGTTTTGTCCACATTTTGTGACCTGAATGCATTACACCATTAAAACTTGGGGTTAATTTGCTGTAACTATTGTACTTGCAGATGTGTTTCTCAATGTACATGTATTTGTTATCAACCTTGTGTTGATCCCAGGTTTTAGGGGTGATGAGCTGTTTTAGCGGCTTGTTTGGTATCGTAACTTTTTCAAAACTTGGTCTCATCAAAGTGTgctttttttaacctttttcaatttttttttttttggtctctaAAGTTTTGATACAAGCTGATATTTTACTCCTTCCATGTAGACTTAGCAGTATGTTCTCATGTTGGTTACTAAAGTATTTCCCAGtcaaaagaaaaacaccttGGTTCTCTACTGTCAGGTCACTTCCTAAGCTTGGAGGTCTGGTTGGTAACAGTCCAGTGCACCAGTTTTGCACAGTAACAGGTTTTTGCTTGAATAACTTCAAGCTGTTCTCTTGGCATGACTGCATTTACTAG is part of the Anomalospiza imberbis isolate Cuckoo-Finch-1a 21T00152 chromosome 9, ASM3175350v1, whole genome shotgun sequence genome and harbors:
- the BTF3L4 gene encoding transcription factor BTF3 homolog 4, encoding MNQEKLAKLQAQVRIGGKGTARRKKKVVHRTATADDKKLQSSLKKLAVNNIAGIEEVNMIKDDGTVIHFNNPKVQASLSANTFAITGHAEAKPITEMLPGILSQLGADSLTSLRKLAEQFPRQVLDSKAPKSEDIDEEDDDVPDLVENFDEASKNEAN